In Paraburkholderia flava, one genomic interval encodes:
- a CDS encoding glutamine--tRNA ligase/YqeY domain fusion protein: MNNERKDADRGDAPAASNFIRNIIDDDNRSGKWGQRVETRFPPEPNGYLHIGHAKSICLNFGIARNYGGVCHLRFDDTNPEKESFEYVDSIVDAVRWLGFEWKTDSTDHQYFASDYYDRLYEYAELLIQRGKAYVDSQSAEEMRTNRGSATEPGVPSRFRSRTPEENLDLFRRMKAGEFKEGEHVLRAKIDMASPNFNMRDPVIYRIRFAHHYRTGDTWCVYPMYDYTHCISDALEGITHSLCTLEFEDHRPLYDWILNELAEAGIFTRPLPQQIEFSRLNLTYAITSKRKLLQLVTEGHVDGWDDPRMPTIVGLRRRGFTPGSIQLLCDRIGVTKVDSWIDMSVFEGALRDDLDDKAPRAAAVIDPLKLIIDNFPEGTTEPCSAPVHPHHPERGTRAFEISRELWIERDDFNETPPKGFFRLFPGNKVRLRYGYVVECTGVDKDADGNVTAVHCNYFPDSKSGTEGANNYKVKGNIHWLSASDAVPAEVRLYDRLFREAQPDAGGRDFLEALNPDSKRIVSAWVEPSVRDAEPEARYQFERHGYFVADRYDTKPGKPVFNRIVGLRDSWGKPA, from the coding sequence ATGAACAACGAACGCAAAGACGCCGATCGCGGCGACGCGCCGGCGGCGTCCAATTTCATCCGCAACATCATCGACGACGACAACCGCTCCGGAAAGTGGGGCCAACGCGTCGAAACGCGCTTCCCGCCCGAACCGAACGGCTATCTGCACATCGGCCACGCGAAGAGCATCTGCTTGAATTTCGGCATCGCGCGCAACTACGGCGGCGTCTGCCATCTGCGCTTCGACGATACGAATCCGGAAAAAGAGAGCTTCGAATACGTCGACTCGATCGTCGACGCGGTGCGCTGGCTCGGCTTCGAGTGGAAGACCGACAGCACCGACCATCAATACTTCGCGAGCGACTACTACGACCGCCTGTACGAATACGCGGAGCTGCTGATCCAGCGCGGCAAGGCGTATGTGGACAGTCAGTCCGCCGAAGAGATGCGCACGAACCGCGGCTCGGCGACCGAGCCGGGCGTGCCGTCGCGGTTCCGCAGCCGCACGCCGGAAGAAAACCTCGACCTGTTCCGCCGGATGAAAGCCGGCGAGTTCAAGGAAGGCGAGCACGTGCTGCGCGCGAAGATCGACATGGCATCGCCGAACTTCAACATGCGTGACCCGGTGATCTACCGGATCCGCTTCGCGCATCACTACCGTACGGGCGACACCTGGTGCGTGTACCCGATGTACGACTACACGCATTGCATTTCGGATGCGCTCGAAGGCATCACGCACTCGCTGTGCACGCTCGAATTCGAGGATCACCGGCCGCTGTACGACTGGATCCTGAACGAACTCGCCGAAGCGGGCATCTTCACGCGACCGCTGCCGCAACAGATCGAATTCTCGCGGCTGAACCTCACGTACGCGATCACCAGCAAGCGCAAGCTGCTGCAACTGGTGACCGAAGGCCACGTCGACGGCTGGGACGATCCGCGCATGCCGACCATCGTCGGGTTGCGCCGCCGCGGCTTCACGCCGGGCAGCATCCAGCTGCTGTGCGATCGCATCGGCGTGACGAAGGTCGATTCGTGGATCGACATGAGCGTGTTCGAAGGCGCGCTACGCGACGATCTCGACGACAAGGCGCCGCGCGCCGCCGCCGTGATCGATCCGCTGAAGCTGATCATCGACAACTTCCCCGAAGGCACGACCGAGCCGTGCAGCGCGCCGGTGCATCCGCATCATCCGGAGCGCGGCACGCGGGCGTTCGAGATTTCGCGCGAACTGTGGATCGAACGCGACGACTTCAACGAGACGCCGCCGAAGGGTTTCTTCCGGCTGTTCCCCGGTAACAAGGTGCGGTTGCGCTACGGCTACGTGGTCGAATGCACAGGCGTCGACAAGGATGCGGACGGCAACGTCACTGCCGTGCACTGCAATTACTTCCCGGACAGCAAGTCGGGCACCGAAGGCGCGAATAACTACAAGGTGAAGGGCAACATCCACTGGCTGTCCGCATCGGATGCGGTGCCGGCCGAAGTGCGCCTGTACGACCGCCTGTTCCGCGAAGCACAACCGGACGCGGGCGGCCGCGATTTCCTCGAAGCGCTAAATCCGGATTCGAAGCGGATCGTCAGCGCATGGGTCGAGCCCAGCGTGCGCGATGCCGAACCCGAAGCACGCTATCAGTTCGAGCGGCACGGCTACTTCGTCGCGGATCGCTACGACACGAAACCGGGCAAACCGGTGTTCAACCGCATCGTCGGGCTGCGCGACAGCTGGGGCAAGCCGGCCTGA
- a CDS encoding ornithine carbamoyltransferase yields the protein MNRPVTATLKIATAALLLTSLCACGSMSRSQAHAAIGAGAGGALGYVLTGGPVGTIVGAAAGGLIGAGH from the coding sequence ATGAACCGTCCTGTCACTGCCACGCTGAAGATCGCAACCGCCGCGTTGCTGTTGACGAGCCTGTGTGCATGCGGCTCGATGTCCCGCTCGCAGGCGCATGCGGCGATTGGCGCCGGCGCCGGTGGTGCGCTCGGCTATGTGCTGACCGGTGGCCCGGTCGGGACGATCGTCGGCGCGGCGGCGGGTGGGTTGATCGGCGCGGGGCATTGA
- the ggt gene encoding gamma-glutamyltransferase — MAFGFVAALVASFTGIAPTPALAKTAPPQAVLDASAVAVPDRYSADTAQQIFAAGGNAVDAAVAIAFTLAVTSPDAGNLGGGGFMTLFVDGKPYFLDYRERAPQRATRDMYLDDKGNVVPGLSAVGARAAGVPGTVDGLWTAQRRFGKLKWKQVLAPAIHYATDGFTVEPWLQKRRDNAAPGFAGKTSFDAYFADLKAGSTFRQPELAQTLTRIASDGGREFYEGRTADLIDRQMVGHGLITKDDLRQYHAVWREPVTADWNGYRIVTAPPPGSGGVALIQLLKMKAYLKPAFAGLDLNSAPYIHLISQLEDRVFADRQQYMADPDAYRVPVDKLIDDAYLAQRADEVSPDEVPGAAPVKPGLGDALPEKAQTTHFSVVDKWGNAVSNTYTLNGAFGSGVVIDGAGFLLNDAMDDFVVKPGVTAGDMNTIAPGRRPLSSMTPTILLKDGKVALVIGTPGGSRIFTSIFQVIIDLYDFGLSPTDALAAMRFHHQLLPPKTIDWEPYHPIDGELAEQLRGLGYELQGQSFNGDVQMVRVDGTQPQPAADPRGAGVGRVFP, encoded by the coding sequence ATGGCGTTCGGTTTCGTCGCGGCGCTCGTCGCGAGCTTCACCGGCATCGCACCCACACCCGCGCTCGCAAAAACCGCACCGCCGCAAGCGGTACTCGATGCATCGGCGGTCGCGGTGCCCGACCGCTACAGCGCGGACACCGCGCAGCAGATCTTCGCCGCAGGCGGCAACGCGGTCGATGCCGCCGTCGCGATCGCCTTCACGCTTGCCGTCACGTCTCCCGATGCGGGCAATCTCGGTGGCGGCGGTTTCATGACGTTGTTCGTCGACGGCAAACCGTATTTTCTCGACTACCGCGAGCGCGCGCCGCAGCGCGCGACGCGTGACATGTATCTCGACGACAAGGGCAATGTCGTGCCGGGTCTGAGCGCCGTCGGTGCGCGTGCGGCAGGTGTGCCGGGCACGGTCGACGGGCTGTGGACCGCGCAGCGCCGCTTCGGCAAGCTCAAATGGAAGCAGGTGCTCGCGCCCGCGATCCATTACGCGACCGACGGCTTCACCGTCGAGCCGTGGCTGCAGAAACGTCGCGACAACGCCGCGCCGGGTTTCGCCGGCAAGACCAGTTTCGACGCGTATTTCGCCGACCTGAAGGCGGGTAGCACGTTCCGCCAGCCGGAACTTGCGCAGACGCTCACACGCATCGCGAGCGACGGCGGCCGCGAATTCTACGAAGGCCGCACTGCCGATCTGATCGACCGGCAGATGGTCGGCCATGGCCTCATCACGAAGGACGATCTGCGGCAATATCATGCGGTGTGGCGCGAACCGGTGACGGCCGACTGGAACGGCTACCGGATCGTCACCGCACCGCCGCCGGGTTCGGGTGGCGTCGCGCTGATCCAGCTGCTGAAAATGAAGGCCTATCTGAAGCCCGCGTTCGCCGGGCTCGATCTGAATTCCGCGCCGTACATTCATCTGATTTCGCAGCTCGAGGATCGCGTGTTCGCCGATCGTCAGCAGTACATGGCCGATCCGGATGCGTACCGCGTGCCGGTCGATAAACTGATCGACGACGCGTACCTCGCGCAACGCGCCGACGAAGTCAGTCCCGACGAAGTGCCGGGCGCCGCGCCGGTCAAACCGGGTCTCGGCGATGCACTGCCCGAGAAGGCGCAAACCACTCATTTCTCGGTCGTCGACAAATGGGGCAACGCGGTATCGAACACGTACACGCTGAACGGCGCGTTCGGTTCGGGGGTCGTGATCGACGGTGCGGGTTTTCTGCTGAACGACGCGATGGACGATTTCGTCGTGAAGCCGGGCGTGACGGCGGGCGATATGAATACGATCGCGCCGGGACGGCGGCCGCTGTCGTCGATGACGCCGACCATTCTGCTGAAAGACGGCAAGGTGGCGCTCGTGATCGGCACGCCGGGTGGCTCGCGGATCTTCACGTCGATCTTTCAGGTGATCATCGATCTGTACGATTTCGGACTGTCGCCCACTGACGCGCTTGCCGCGATGCGCTTCCATCATCAGCTGCTGCCGCCGAAGACGATTGACTGGGAGCCGTATCATCCGATCGATGGCGAACTCGCGGAGCAGTTGCGCGGGCTAGGCTATGAGTTGCAGGGGCAGTCGTTCAACGGCGACGTGCAGATGGTGCGCGTCGACGGCACGCAGCCGCAGCCGGCTGCGGATCCGCGCGGGGCGGGGGTGGGGCGCGTGTTTCCGTAA
- a CDS encoding RBBP9/YdeN family alpha/beta hydrolase, producing MFDQHTVLVLPGYQNSLEGHWQTRWEAAYPQCERVPMTDWHHPQRDAWCRTLDASVAAASKPVLFAAHSLGCLTVAFWAAQYATPDALAKIAGALLVALPDSTDPQFPQEIGGFVPVPLTKLPFRSTVVASSDDPYCGLPFARQCANAWGSEWFEIGPRGHINADSGLGDWEEGVRVLATMGQRNV from the coding sequence ATGTTCGATCAACACACCGTACTGGTCCTGCCGGGCTATCAAAATTCACTCGAAGGACACTGGCAGACGCGCTGGGAAGCGGCTTACCCGCAATGCGAGCGCGTGCCGATGACGGACTGGCACCATCCGCAGCGCGACGCGTGGTGCCGCACGCTCGATGCAAGCGTCGCCGCTGCGTCGAAGCCGGTGCTGTTCGCTGCGCATAGCCTCGGCTGTCTGACGGTCGCATTCTGGGCCGCGCAGTATGCGACGCCCGATGCGCTCGCGAAGATCGCGGGCGCGTTGCTTGTCGCGCTGCCCGACTCGACCGACCCGCAGTTCCCGCAGGAGATCGGCGGCTTCGTACCGGTGCCGCTCACGAAGCTGCCGTTTCGCAGCACCGTGGTCGCGAGTTCTGACGATCCCTATTGCGGACTGCCGTTCGCGCGCCAGTGCGCGAACGCGTGGGGCAGCGAGTGGTTCGAGATCGGACCGCGCGGGCATATCAATGCGGACAGCGGACTCGGCGATTGGGAAGAGGGCGTGCGTGTGCTGGCGACTATGGGGCAACGAAATGTGTGA
- a CDS encoding MarR family winged helix-turn-helix transcriptional regulator, with translation MNRSLRHDECHCFAMRQAARYMTQLYDRHLQSAGVTAAQFTILGKLASQSEVRIAMLATEMVMDRTTVSRALKPLERDGLIESQLDKADARVHLLTLTERGKHAYEQAKKAWRDAHDEVERKFGKARTTALRRELFTITHETPTGDPRRSIER, from the coding sequence ATGAACCGTTCACTCCGTCACGATGAATGTCACTGCTTCGCCATGCGTCAGGCGGCGCGGTACATGACGCAGCTGTATGACCGGCATCTCCAGTCGGCTGGCGTGACGGCCGCCCAGTTCACTATTCTCGGCAAGCTCGCCAGTCAGTCCGAAGTCAGGATTGCGATGCTGGCAACCGAAATGGTGATGGACCGGACCACGGTTTCGCGTGCGTTGAAACCGCTGGAACGAGACGGCCTGATCGAATCGCAGCTCGACAAAGCGGACGCGAGAGTCCATCTCCTCACGCTGACGGAGCGTGGGAAACACGCGTACGAGCAGGCGAAAAAGGCATGGCGCGACGCACACGATGAAGTCGAACGCAAGTTCGGCAAGGCGCGCACGACAGCGCTTCGTCGCGAACTGTTCACCATCACACACGAAACCCCGACCGGCGACCCCCGGCGTTCGATCGAACGCTAG
- a CDS encoding MarR family winged helix-turn-helix transcriptional regulator — METMLDDDCFALRQASRFISQIYSQHLAHVGLTTTQYSILNRLDMHGDLSMQQLSMAMVMDRTSIVRAIRPIQRDGLVESRKGGGRELTIALTNAGATRLKEARPHWTRAQAEFEERFGSRRMKALRSELFDLTDD, encoded by the coding sequence ATGGAAACGATGCTCGATGACGATTGCTTTGCGCTGCGCCAGGCCTCGCGCTTTATCTCGCAGATCTACAGTCAGCACCTTGCACACGTCGGCCTGACGACGACGCAGTACTCGATCCTCAATCGCCTGGACATGCATGGCGACCTGTCGATGCAGCAGCTCTCGATGGCGATGGTCATGGATCGCACGAGCATCGTGCGTGCGATCCGGCCAATTCAGCGCGATGGTCTTGTCGAAAGCAGGAAGGGTGGGGGACGCGAGCTGACCATCGCACTGACAAACGCGGGGGCTACACGTCTGAAAGAAGCGCGCCCTCACTGGACTAGAGCACAAGCCGAGTTCGAAGAACGCTTTGGAAGCCGGCGCATGAAAGCGCTCCGGAGCGAACTGTTCGATCTGACCGACGACTAG
- a CDS encoding DHA2 family efflux MFS transporter permease subunit translates to MTTSATPLPNPMDLPTRTKLVAFGIMCLGFFMATLDIQIVASSLRDIGGGLSASQDELSWVQTAYLIAEIIVIPMSGWLTRVFSTRWVFAFSALGFTITSMLCGLAWDIDSMILFRGLQGAMGAAMIPTVYTTVFVIFPPKQRLIAATTIGALSTLAPTIGPVIGGWVTAEWSWHWLFYLNVVPGIIVTLFVPRFVNFDHANPSLLKKGDYVGIALMSVCLGCLEYVLEEGPRKNWLSDEVILLCTWASVLCGFLFIVHALTADDPIIDLRALAVRNFGICSVLSFIIGIGIFCTVYLTPVFLARVRGFDSLETGEALLSVGCFQLLGMIAYTVFARYMNMRYLLLIGLTMFGLGCYLYAPLTSDWGWQQLLLPQALRGFGQQLAIPPIVIMALSSLPPSRLRSASGLFNLMRNLGGAIGIAVASTMLNDRLNFHYERLAEHASIGRPVVGAFLQSQSARISEAAGDTLNAASAGLTELHALLMREALTLTFADAFLAVALCFCVGLIGAFFTQPVANAAPPPDAH, encoded by the coding sequence ATGACTACTTCTGCTACTCCATTGCCGAATCCGATGGATCTGCCGACGCGCACGAAGCTCGTCGCGTTCGGCATCATGTGTCTCGGCTTCTTCATGGCGACGCTCGACATCCAGATCGTCGCGTCGTCGTTGCGCGATATCGGCGGCGGACTCTCTGCGAGCCAGGACGAACTGTCGTGGGTCCAGACGGCTTATCTGATCGCGGAAATCATCGTCATTCCGATGTCGGGCTGGCTCACGCGAGTGTTTTCGACGCGCTGGGTGTTCGCCTTTTCCGCGCTCGGCTTCACGATCACCAGCATGCTGTGCGGGCTCGCATGGGACATCGATTCGATGATCCTGTTTCGCGGCCTGCAAGGCGCGATGGGGGCGGCGATGATCCCGACCGTCTACACGACCGTCTTCGTGATCTTTCCGCCGAAGCAGCGCCTCATCGCGGCCACGACCATCGGCGCACTGTCGACGCTCGCGCCGACGATCGGCCCGGTGATCGGCGGCTGGGTCACGGCCGAGTGGTCGTGGCACTGGCTGTTTTATCTGAACGTCGTGCCGGGCATCATCGTTACGCTGTTCGTGCCGCGTTTCGTCAACTTCGATCACGCAAACCCGTCGCTGCTGAAGAAGGGCGATTACGTCGGCATAGCGTTGATGTCGGTGTGTCTGGGCTGCCTCGAATACGTGCTCGAAGAAGGGCCGCGCAAGAACTGGCTCAGCGACGAGGTCATCCTGCTGTGCACGTGGGCGTCCGTTCTGTGCGGCTTCCTGTTTATCGTGCACGCGCTGACGGCCGACGATCCGATCATCGACCTGCGCGCACTCGCGGTACGCAACTTCGGCATATGCAGCGTGTTGTCGTTCATCATCGGCATCGGGATTTTCTGCACGGTTTATCTGACGCCGGTTTTTCTCGCGCGGGTGCGGGGCTTCGATTCGCTCGAGACGGGCGAGGCGCTGCTGTCGGTCGGATGTTTCCAGTTGCTTGGCATGATTGCCTACACGGTGTTCGCGCGATACATGAACATGCGCTACCTGTTGCTCATCGGGCTGACGATGTTCGGCCTCGGCTGCTATCTCTACGCGCCGCTGACGAGCGATTGGGGCTGGCAGCAGCTACTGCTTCCGCAGGCGCTGCGAGGCTTCGGTCAGCAACTCGCCATTCCGCCGATTGTCATCATGGCGCTCAGTTCACTGCCGCCTTCGCGGCTGAGATCGGCGAGCGGGCTGTTCAATCTGATGCGCAATCTCGGCGGCGCGATCGGTATTGCGGTCGCGAGCACGATGCTCAACGATCGTCTGAACTTTCACTATGAACGGCTGGCGGAACACGCGAGCATCGGACGTCCTGTGGTCGGCGCGTTTTTGCAGAGCCAGAGCGCGCGCATTTCCGAAGCGGCGGGCGATACGCTGAACGCTGCGAGCGCAGGCTTAACCGAGTTGCATGCGCTGTTGATGCGGGAGGCACTCACGCTGACGTTCGCGGACGCGTTTCTTGCTGTCGCGTTGTGTTTCTGCGTGGGACTTATCGGTGCGTTTTTCACGCAGCCGGTCGCCAATGCGGCGCCGCCGCCGGATGCGCATTGA
- a CDS encoding alpha/beta fold hydrolase: protein MSNAVNTQRRRLLSSASALAGLSLLDLAGMAHASAATPAVSPQRTTPSTTLGPIRQIDAGRLNIGYVDTGPADGPVAILLHGWPHDIHSFTDVAPILSAAGYRVIVPYLRGYGSTRILSADTPRNGQQSVFAVDVIALMDALKIDKAVLAGFDWGGRAANIIAAVWPERCRALVSASGYLIGSQEANRKPLPPQIELQAWFQYYFATERGAIGYAEHRDEFNKLIWQHASPQFRFDDATFLRTARAFDNPDHVAVVIDNYRWRLGLTHGEAQYDDLERRLAQAPKISVPTITMEGDANGAPHQPPAAYAKQFIGKYQHRDISGGIGHNLPQEAPDAFADAVLQVVKL, encoded by the coding sequence GTGTCGAACGCAGTGAACACACAACGCCGCCGCTTGTTGAGCAGTGCATCCGCGCTGGCGGGACTTAGCTTGCTAGACCTGGCGGGGATGGCCCACGCAAGCGCAGCGACGCCGGCCGTTTCGCCGCAACGAACGACTCCATCGACCACGCTCGGTCCGATCCGCCAGATCGACGCAGGCAGACTGAACATCGGTTATGTCGACACAGGCCCCGCCGATGGACCGGTTGCGATCCTGCTACATGGCTGGCCTCACGACATCCACAGTTTCACCGACGTGGCGCCGATCCTGTCGGCTGCGGGCTATCGTGTGATCGTGCCGTATCTCAGGGGTTATGGCTCGACGCGCATCCTCTCCGCGGACACGCCGCGCAACGGACAGCAGTCCGTCTTCGCGGTCGACGTCATTGCGCTGATGGATGCGCTGAAGATCGACAAAGCCGTACTCGCCGGCTTCGACTGGGGCGGACGAGCCGCCAACATCATCGCAGCGGTATGGCCGGAGCGCTGTCGTGCGCTGGTGTCGGCCAGCGGCTATCTGATCGGCAGCCAGGAAGCGAACCGGAAACCGCTGCCGCCGCAGATCGAACTGCAGGCATGGTTTCAGTACTACTTCGCAACGGAGCGCGGCGCCATCGGTTACGCGGAGCATCGCGACGAATTCAACAAACTGATCTGGCAGCACGCGTCGCCACAGTTCAGGTTCGACGACGCCACGTTTCTGCGCACAGCCCGCGCGTTCGACAATCCGGACCACGTCGCCGTCGTCATCGATAACTATCGCTGGCGATTGGGACTCACTCATGGCGAAGCGCAATACGACGATCTGGAAAGACGGCTCGCGCAGGCGCCGAAGATTTCCGTCCCGACGATCACGATGGAAGGCGACGCAAACGGCGCGCCGCATCAGCCGCCCGCCGCGTACGCGAAACAGTTCATCGGCAAGTATCAGCATCGCGATATCAGCGGCGGCATCGGTCATAACTTACCGCAGGAAGCGCCTGACGCATTTGCCGATGCCGTGCTGCAAGTCGTGAAGCTGTGA
- a CDS encoding amidase: MSTELSTELVSLDATRLAELIRSKEVSPVEVMQAHLDRIQSADQKINAIVTLADDALDAAKAAEAAVLAGKELGPLHGVPFTAKDSIDTAGVLTQRGSPIFKGRLPDTDATSVARMKKAGGVLIAKTNHPEFSFWIETDNLLSGRTRNPWNLDRTPGGSSGGESAAIAAGMSPIGLATDVAISVRGPAALTGVVGLKATHGRIPMTGIWPRVPRRFWHIGPMARSVRDIALAYSLLAGPDGADGFSTAPLTLDTGIGSTPGRPLRVGWLVEPAFAPVDADVAATVQASADALQSLGVTVEPVRIPVLEQINSLELLWKLQVMETKPAFREVTAGHEDKIFKHVQAVYDTPDTSIADFVHAEQQIEQLRDGFAAYFQRYDALLCPVTPVPAHQHDATEFVINGQTVSSLHVMSATAPLSVTGLPGLSMRFGTSRDGLPVAVQLVSPWMAESTLLHLASLLESVSPVRGLHPDLSSL, from the coding sequence ATGAGCACCGAACTCAGCACCGAACTCGTCTCCCTGGACGCAACCAGGCTCGCAGAATTGATCCGTAGCAAAGAAGTCTCGCCAGTAGAAGTCATGCAGGCGCATCTCGACCGCATCCAGTCCGCGGATCAGAAAATCAACGCGATCGTCACGCTCGCCGACGACGCGCTCGACGCCGCGAAAGCCGCAGAGGCAGCCGTTCTCGCGGGGAAAGAACTGGGACCGCTGCATGGCGTTCCGTTCACGGCAAAAGACTCCATCGACACCGCCGGCGTGCTAACCCAACGCGGCTCGCCGATCTTCAAGGGCCGTCTGCCCGACACCGACGCGACCAGCGTCGCCCGGATGAAAAAGGCCGGTGGCGTGCTGATCGCGAAAACCAACCACCCTGAGTTTTCCTTCTGGATCGAGACCGACAACCTGCTGTCCGGACGCACGAGAAACCCGTGGAATCTGGACCGTACGCCGGGCGGGTCGAGCGGTGGCGAATCGGCGGCCATTGCAGCGGGCATGTCGCCCATTGGGCTCGCGACCGACGTGGCAATCTCGGTGCGCGGTCCGGCGGCGCTGACCGGCGTCGTTGGCCTGAAGGCAACGCACGGACGCATTCCGATGACCGGCATCTGGCCGCGCGTGCCCCGCCGCTTCTGGCACATCGGTCCAATGGCACGCAGCGTGCGCGACATCGCGCTCGCGTATTCGCTGCTGGCAGGTCCTGATGGCGCAGACGGTTTTTCCACGGCTCCGCTCACGCTCGATACGGGCATCGGATCGACACCGGGCCGACCGCTTCGCGTGGGCTGGCTCGTCGAACCGGCCTTCGCCCCGGTGGATGCCGACGTAGCAGCCACCGTCCAGGCCTCCGCCGACGCACTGCAAAGCCTGGGCGTCACCGTGGAGCCGGTGCGCATTCCCGTGCTCGAACAGATCAACTCGCTCGAGTTGCTGTGGAAACTTCAGGTGATGGAAACGAAGCCCGCGTTCCGCGAGGTAACGGCCGGACACGAAGACAAGATCTTCAAGCATGTGCAGGCGGTCTATGACACGCCCGACACGTCGATCGCCGATTTCGTTCATGCAGAGCAGCAGATCGAACAGCTGCGCGACGGCTTCGCCGCGTACTTCCAGCGTTACGACGCGTTGCTCTGTCCGGTGACGCCGGTGCCGGCGCATCAGCACGACGCCACCGAGTTCGTCATCAACGGTCAGACCGTGTCTTCGTTGCACGTGATGAGTGCGACCGCGCCTCTGAGCGTGACCGGACTTCCTGGCCTGTCGATGCGGTTCGGCACGAGCCGCGACGGGCTGCCAGTCGCCGTGCAACTGGTCTCGCCGTGGATGGCGGAGTCGACGCTGCTGCATCTCGCTTCGCTGCTCGAAAGCGTGAGCCCTGTCCGGGGTCTTCACCCGGATTTGTCCAGCCTGTGA
- a CDS encoding TetR/AcrR family transcriptional regulator codes for MDKQAGTNSSTSSSDRILAVATTIAQAHGYGGLNLRALAQEVGIKAASLYHHFPSKADLAAAVARRYWEDAAAALEELSASTPDPADRLRKFPGTFRAALENENRMCLASFMTAENDDLPDVVKKEIQSFVDVNVAWLAKNLVAAEIVASRDAKKRARAIFAAVSGAQLLARGRSDIKLYDTVIDSYRAAGLLPE; via the coding sequence GTGGACAAGCAGGCGGGCACAAATTCGAGCACCAGTTCCAGTGACAGGATCCTGGCCGTCGCGACGACGATCGCGCAGGCGCACGGTTACGGTGGATTGAATCTGCGTGCGCTTGCGCAGGAAGTCGGCATCAAGGCCGCGAGCCTCTATCACCATTTCCCGAGCAAGGCGGATCTGGCCGCAGCCGTCGCGCGGCGTTACTGGGAAGACGCAGCGGCGGCGCTGGAAGAACTGTCGGCCAGCACGCCCGATCCCGCCGACCGTCTGCGCAAATTCCCAGGGACGTTCCGGGCCGCGCTCGAGAACGAGAACCGCATGTGTCTGGCCAGTTTCATGACGGCAGAAAACGACGACCTGCCGGACGTCGTGAAGAAGGAGATTCAGTCCTTCGTCGACGTCAACGTCGCGTGGCTTGCGAAGAATCTGGTGGCCGCAGAAATCGTGGCTTCGAGAGATGCGAAGAAGCGCGCACGCGCGATCTTCGCGGCAGTTTCCGGCGCGCAACTGCTGGCGCGAGGCCGCTCCGATATCAAGCTCTACGATACGGTGATCGACAGTTATCGGGCGGCGGGGCTTTTGCCCGAGTAG